Genomic window (Methanosphaera sp. WGK6):
ATTATTAATTTAATCTTAAAAATAGTTTTTTCATGAAATAATATATGTATTTAAATTAATTAGAATTAGTTTTTAAATGGGCACGCTGGGATTCGAACCCAGGACCTCACGGTTATCAGCCGTGCGCGCTAACCAAGCTGAGCCACGCGCCCTATAGTTTCAATAAATCAAATATTTCTAGTTTTTTCTTTAAATTAATTAGAATTAGTTTTTAAATGGGCACGCTGGGATTCGAACCCAGGACCTCACGGTTATCAGCCGTGCGCGCTAACCAAGCTGAGCCACGCGCCCTAATAAAAGAGTTATATTTGTGCATATAACAACTATTATTATATTAATAATTCATGTTATATATACTTTATGGTATATCTTCTAAAAAAAAGGTGATGTTATAGAACATCATCAATTATTCTTCTTCTTTATTAACCATTTCATTAATTGTATCAGCCATCATATGATCAATAACTTTGATTTCAGCTTTATCAATATCATCTAATTTTTCAACTTCTAATTTAGCTGCCATTGCAATGTTTGCAATACTCATACATCCAGGATTAGTTGGTGATAATGTAATATCTACTTTTTTATTTGCTTCATCAATATCAATTTCTCTTACTAAACCCATTTCAACTATACTAATTCCCATATGTGGGTCTGCAATTAAAGCTAATTTATCTTGAATTGTTTGTCTTATTTCTGATTCTGCCATTTTATATCTCTCCTTAATATCATATTAAAATTTATTTTTTATATACTTTTTTATTAAATTATCATGATTTTTAGGTTATTTTATTTGATGTCTTATCTTGACACCAACACCTTTAGTTGAATCAACTAATTCTTTACCACTCATCATAGATTTGCCTACACCAACAACTTCATCATCTTTTATTATAACTACTTCATCATTAGGAATAATGTTATCATCAGCGTCATCAATTCCTGGGGTAAATAATGTATTGGTTTTCAGGTCAAAATTTATAAATACTCTATTAATTTCTTGTTCTTTTAATATTTCACCTGCAGGTAGATTTAATGTGTATAATCCTGTTTCAAAATGTAATGTTGCAATTTGATTGTTATCTATGAGAATTCTTGTATTAAAGCGTCCTCTTGTTTGTGTGGTATCTGGTATTAAATTATCTGCTTTTTTAGTATTAAATTGGTATCTTGCAATTGATCTTAAATCATGAATTCTATGTTTATTTTGACTTACTTTATCTGCTTTTTTCACTTCATTTTTAAGATTTTCTAAAGATTCATTTGATCGTGTATTTTCATCATTACATGTATATACTACATTATCTAAGTATTCTTCACAAGCTAATTTATAACCTCCAGAAACATGAGCAATAACTTTATAATCTTTAGCATACTCTTTTAAACATTTTCCAGAAGATTTAATTTCCTCATCAGACCAATCACCTGTTGTTGAGGCATCATATGATTGAATAGGATATGTTTTCTCCATTTCTCTTGGACAAATTCCAAAGGGGGATGTTAGTATAACTTCTTGTAATCCTTTAGTGTATTTTCTAAATAATGTATGTGATTTTGACTGAGAATATGGTTTTTTCATACTACATGGTAATACAATTATTGTATCACTGTATGGTTCAAGTAATTGCATACGTTCTTGCCATCTAACTACTTCTGGTCTGTGTAAAGATAATTCAGTTACACAAGGTATTTTTGCATTTTTCATGATATATTCGTTCCTTATTAAATTTTAAAAAAGTAAAAAAAGAGGAGTTTAGAATAATTTACCTAATTTAAGTAATGCTTTAGGTGATACTTTAATCAATGTTTTAATTAAAGAACGTGGATTTACTTCAGTAAATTCAATTTCTGAGAATTCTGCAGCAATTTCATTAAGTTCATCATCACTTAATGATAATAAATATTCTTTTGCTTTGTTATATTTTTTATAATTTTTACCTATATTATCATCTGTTAATTTGATGTATTCTTTTAAGTTTTTCTTACTATAGTTTCCATCTTCAATTGCTTGAGCAGCAACAATACCTGCATAAACTCCTGATTCTAATGCACTATTAATTCCACCACCAGTTAATGGGTTTACAAATCCTGCTGCATCTCCAACAACTAATATATTATCGCCTACTCTGTCAGGCATTAATCCATTTACAGGATCTCCACCTACATTTATTTCTACTGCTTGTGCATTTTTAGTTTCAGGACATGTTTTAATGAAGTCTGTTAGGTATTCATATGCTGTTTTATCTGCCTTGGTTTTTAAGATTCCAAGACCTACATTTGCTATGTCATCACCTTTAGGGAAAATCCATACATATCCTCCAGGAGCTGCACTTCCAAAGAATAATGCAAGATCTCTGTTATTTTCCATTTCTACTCCAGCCATTTCAAATTGGATACATGATTCCATATGTTCAAATGGTGTGTTACATTTTAATCCAGCCCATCTTCCTACTTTGGATTCTGGTCCATCTGCAGCTATAACAATTTTAGCATGTATTTGTATTTCTTCACCCATTTTGTTTACAGTAACAATAATTCCATCATCTACTCTTTCAAGTGATGTAGCTGCAGTTTTTATCATTATTTCTGCACCAGCACGTGCAGCATCCATAGCCATATGTTTATCAAATACTTTTCTTTCTAAAACATATCCTGATTCTGGTAATTGGATAGTATCATTATCTAAGTATACACTTGTATTGTCTGGTGCAACTAGTCTTACGCCTTCTAATTCTCTTGCAATCCATCTTGGATCTGGTTGTATTCCAAGTTCAGCTAATCCTGATTTAGATACTCCTTCTGCACATCTTTTTGGTGCACCTATTTCTGATTTTCTATCAATAAGTATTACATTAGCTCCACGTAATGCTGCTTCTTTTGCTGCTAATGATCCTGAAGGTCCAGCTCCAACAACTAAAATATCAGTTTCTATCATTTTTTCACCTTATTCTAATGTCAATGCATGAACTGGACATATATCTACACATAATCCACATTTTACACATTTTTCATCATCGACAACTATTTTAAGTTCTTGTACTTGAATTGCATCTACATTACATACTCCGGCACATGCTCCACAGTACATACAAAAATCTTCTATAATCATAAAAAATAACTCCCTCTTTATATTTTATTCATTTTTTTGTTCTTTAAGCTTTTTTTCTTCAGCTCTTCTGATATCTATTGCTTCATCTCTTGTTATAAAGATATGACCACAGTTTGAACATTTTAATTCGCCGTTAGCACCATATGCTAAGAATTCTCTATCAAAATCTCTATGTTGAGTTTTATCTTTAGAACCACATTCTGGGCATGGTTTTAATAATTCTTCTATTTTCATAATAATTCTATCCTATTTTTTATCTTTTTCTTTCAATAAATCAAGAAGTTTAAATTGTGCTGCTTGTAAATGTTTACAATAAAAACTACCTGGTTGACGCTGGTTTCTATATATATAATCAGCACAATCACAATTCCAATATCCATAGATCATGGATACTAGATAGAAATCATTTTCATTTTTTTTAACTTTGAATATAACATGGTCTGGCTCATAATGTTCAACAATTACAGCATCCTTTTTGTATAATTTGTATCCTTCTATTATTCGTGCAGCCATATATATCAGTTTTTATTGATTTCTTAGTAATAATCAATATACTTTATTTAAAAAGTTATTCATTTCTTATATTTGTTCTTATAAATAATTAATTTTTTTATATTATATATTATTTAACATATATAATTTATTTTACATACATATATGGTATTTTTCTAATCATTATTGTTTATAACATAATACTGAATCTATTATCTGATATCCTGCATTAAATATAACTATGTATATAAATTCGGGTATAATTGTAGATAGATAACCTGATATAATTGCAATAATTAGAAAAATAAGTCCTCGTTTATATTTACCTAGATAGAAATGTCCTAGACCGGTCATGAAAAAACTAAGAATAATGACTATCGCTAGATTTTTTTTAGGTTTTAAAATAATGGGTTTGTCTTCTTTTTTTTCAGGTCCTTTATATTCAACACGATAATAATCATGATTTTTTTGTTGGACATGGTTTTTATTCATAGTATTCTGATTTGTTCTGGGTTTAAAATAAGTAAATACTTCTACTTCTTCAGGTTCGGGTAATTTTTCACCGCAATTTATACAATAAGTAACATTCTCTGGATTTTCATAATAACATCTATCACATTTCATTTTTTCAAACAACCTTGTTATTCTAATTTAAGAGGTAATATTTTATCAGCTAGTAATTTTAATGAATTTTCTCTTTTTACAATATTTATATGGAATGGAATTATCATAACTCCTATTTCATATGCCTCTTTTAATGTTAAACTAAATTCAGGATCAGTATTATAATTTGGAGTAAATACTTTTGCAAAATTATTTAATATTAATATTATAACTGCACTATTCTTATCTTCCTTTTTTATTGAAATTAATTCTTTTAAATGTTTTGTTCCTCTTTTTGTAGGAGCATCTGGAAATTTAGCTAAGTGTTTTTCAACTAAGGTACAACCTTTAACTTCTAGGTATAATTCTTCATCCACTTTATTTTTTAATAAAAAATCTAATCGACTATTTCCATAACTATATTCTGATTTGAATATATGGTAACTTTCAAGACTTTGTATTTGTTTATTTTTTATTAATTCGTTAACTAATTTGTTATGATAACTACTATTTAATAAAATCCAATTATTTCTATTTTCAATTGCAATTACATCATATTTGGTTTTACGTCTTGTTTTTTCATAAGTGGGAATAAATTTTATTAAAATAGGTGTTTCTGGAATAAGTAATTCTTTTAAACGTCCAGGATCATGTAAGTGTGCAATATCTATTCTGTTATTATTATCTTTAAATTCAACAGTAAATCGATTTGGTCTTGAAATGTAAGTTACTTCTATTAAATTATCAATTTCCATAATAATATAATCCATTTCTTTATTATTTATAGTATAGATTTATATAAATATTAAATATATTATTATTTTAAATGTGATGTTTCATGGTTATATGTAAGTATTGTGGTTATACAAATAAAAATGAAAATAAGTATTGTATGCATTGTTCTAAAAAACTACTTTTAGACAATAAACATGTAATGGATACTCCTAAAATATTAGAGAATTTATCTGATTTAAATAATTGGAATGATTCTTTTTTATGTACTGATGAAAAGTCTGATTTGAAAGAACTATTGGAATATGCTGATGAACCTATTTCTCAAAAAAATTATCTGAGTAATTTAAATAAATCCTCAAAAAAACAATCTATAGCCACAGTATTATCAGCATTAATTCCTGGTCTTGGATTTTGTTATCTTAGACAATGGCGTAAAGGTTTATTTTATTTTTTAATAAATTTTTCATTAGTCTTTTTAACAAATATGTTGATGGATTTATTTAATTCAATTTTATTTGTATATATTATGTATATTACTAATTTAGTCGTGTATATTTTAATTATAATAAATACGTATAAATCTTCTGGAATATATTAAGGTGTATGTTTATGATTAGATGTCCCAATTGTGATTTTGAAAATTATGATAAAACAAAATATTGTGTTGATTGTGGAAAAAATTTAACTAATATAAAACAAACAAATACTTTTAAACTAAGAGTTAGTTTAATATTAGCTATTATATTACCTGGAATTAGTTATTTTTATTTGAAACAGATTTATAAAGGTTTAATGTTTTTAATGCTTTTCCCATTATTATTTTTTAATTTTCTATTCATTGGTGGAGAATACATGATATGTTATCCAA
Coding sequences:
- a CDS encoding DUF5591 domain-containing protein, yielding MKNAKIPCVTELSLHRPEVVRWQERMQLLEPYSDTIIVLPCSMKKPYSQSKSHTLFRKYTKGLQEVILTSPFGICPREMEKTYPIQSYDASTTGDWSDEEIKSSGKCLKEYAKDYKVIAHVSGGYKLACEEYLDNVVYTCNDENTRSNESLENLKNEVKKADKVSQNKHRIHDLRSIARYQFNTKKADNLIPDTTQTRGRFNTRILIDNNQIATLHFETGLYTLNLPAGEILKEQEINRVFINFDLKTNTLFTPGIDDADDNIIPNDEVVIIKDDEVVGVGKSMMSGKELVDSTKGVGVKIRHQIK
- a CDS encoding 4Fe-4S binding protein — encoded protein: MIIEDFCMYCGACAGVCNVDAIQVQELKIVVDDEKCVKCGLCVDICPVHALTLE
- the sfsA gene encoding DNA/RNA nuclease SfsA, which gives rise to MEIDNLIEVTYISRPNRFTVEFKDNNNRIDIAHLHDPGRLKELLIPETPILIKFIPTYEKTRRKTKYDVIAIENRNNWILLNSSYHNKLVNELIKNKQIQSLESYHIFKSEYSYGNSRLDFLLKNKVDEELYLEVKGCTLVEKHLAKFPDAPTKRGTKHLKELISIKKEDKNSAVIILILNNFAKVFTPNYNTDPEFSLTLKEAYEIGVMIIPFHINIVKRENSLKLLADKILPLKLE
- a CDS encoding TM2 domain-containing protein → MKCDRCYYENPENVTYCINCGEKLPEPEEVEVFTYFKPRTNQNTMNKNHVQQKNHDYYRVEYKGPEKKEDKPIILKPKKNLAIVIILSFFMTGLGHFYLGKYKRGLIFLIIAIISGYLSTIIPEFIYIVIFNAGYQIIDSVLCYKQ
- a CDS encoding NAD(P)/FAD-dependent oxidoreductase, producing MIETDILVVGAGPSGSLAAKEAALRGANVILIDRKSEIGAPKRCAEGVSKSGLAELGIQPDPRWIARELEGVRLVAPDNTSVYLDNDTIQLPESGYVLERKVFDKHMAMDAARAGAEIMIKTAATSLERVDDGIIVTVNKMGEEIQIHAKIVIAADGPESKVGRWAGLKCNTPFEHMESCIQFEMAGVEMENNRDLALFFGSAAPGGYVWIFPKGDDIANVGLGILKTKADKTAYEYLTDFIKTCPETKNAQAVEINVGGDPVNGLMPDRVGDNILVVGDAAGFVNPLTGGGINSALESGVYAGIVAAQAIEDGNYSKKNLKEYIKLTDDNIGKNYKKYNKAKEYLLSLSDDELNEIAAEFSEIEFTEVNPRSLIKTLIKVSPKALLKLGKLF
- a CDS encoding metal-sulfur cluster assembly factor; its protein translation is MAESEIRQTIQDKLALIADPHMGISIVEMGLVREIDIDEANKKVDITLSPTNPGCMSIANIAMAAKLEVEKLDDIDKAEIKVIDHMMADTINEMVNKEEE
- a CDS encoding TIGR04165 family Cys-rich peptide, coding for MKIEELLKPCPECGSKDKTQHRDFDREFLAYGANGELKCSNCGHIFITRDEAIDIRRAEEKKLKEQKNE